The following proteins are co-located in the Verrucomicrobiota bacterium genome:
- the rpe gene encoding ribulose-phosphate 3-epimerase, with product MTPIIAPSLLAANFGKLFQEAGRASRSGAEWLHLDIMDGHFVPNISFGPDVVRRLRPVVRMFFDVHLMCSKPEILLEPFVKAGAELMTIHAELDERVAPLLYKIKSYGVKAGLALNPATPLQAALPHLKRVDLILIMTVNPGFGGQPFIAECLPKIQQARRLREDKQLNFRIEVDGGINESTAAECAAAGADTFVAGTSLFGQRSFATGVRKLRKAVHRAEAAARKS from the coding sequence ATGACACCCATCATTGCGCCCTCCCTGCTGGCTGCGAATTTCGGGAAACTATTCCAGGAAGCTGGACGCGCTTCCCGGTCCGGGGCGGAGTGGCTTCATCTGGACATCATGGACGGCCATTTCGTGCCGAACATTTCATTCGGTCCCGATGTGGTGAGACGGCTGCGGCCGGTAGTCCGGATGTTTTTCGATGTGCATTTGATGTGCTCGAAACCGGAGATTCTGCTGGAGCCGTTCGTGAAGGCCGGGGCGGAGTTGATGACGATTCATGCCGAACTGGACGAGCGGGTGGCGCCTCTGCTTTACAAAATCAAGTCCTATGGCGTAAAGGCCGGCCTGGCCTTAAATCCGGCCACGCCCTTGCAAGCTGCTCTGCCGCACCTCAAGCGGGTCGATTTGATCTTGATCATGACCGTGAACCCCGGCTTTGGCGGGCAGCCGTTCATTGCGGAGTGTCTGCCGAAAATCCAACAGGCTCGGCGGCTGCGGGAGGACAAGCAACTGAACTTCCGCATCGAGGTCGATGGCGGCATCAACGAGAGCACCGCGGCAGAATGCGCGGCCGCGGGGGCGGACACCTTTGTCGCGGGCACGAGCTTGTTTGGACAGCGAAGTTTCGCGACGGGGGTGAGAAAGCTGCGCAAGGCGGTGCATCGCGCCGAGGCCGCCGCGCGAAAGTCCTGA
- a CDS encoding efflux RND transporter periplasmic adaptor subunit, protein MNRLDFAVSSGRAAVTRREAVWWRVVLLLVVIAAGSAWAAAHSATGITESILDATLSSPVPGVLALRKVKEGDKVRQGDVLVELDRRLEELEVMRRKAVHAQSKAEYEVTKALFEKPDSSTPKVDVERRLLEYEVAKVEHELAEEQLRRRVVRAPFEGTIAEVFLQPGEACQAQQAVIRLVDTRQCYFVCNVEARFGRALRVEQEVELEIGEGGEPHKTRGKVVFVSPIADPASGLMKVKVLFANPSGTVRPGVAGKMRFQE, encoded by the coding sequence ATGAACAGACTTGATTTTGCGGTGAGCTCTGGCCGTGCTGCGGTGACTCGACGCGAGGCCGTCTGGTGGCGTGTCGTCCTGTTGTTGGTGGTGATCGCCGCGGGGTCGGCATGGGCGGCGGCCCACTCCGCCACGGGCATTACCGAATCGATTTTGGACGCGACTTTGAGCAGTCCGGTGCCCGGGGTGCTGGCCCTGCGGAAGGTGAAGGAAGGAGACAAAGTGCGGCAGGGCGACGTGTTGGTGGAACTCGATCGACGGCTGGAAGAATTGGAGGTGATGCGGCGCAAGGCGGTGCATGCCCAGAGCAAGGCGGAGTACGAGGTCACCAAGGCGTTGTTCGAGAAACCCGACAGCTCCACGCCAAAGGTCGATGTTGAGCGTCGTTTGCTGGAATACGAAGTGGCTAAAGTGGAACACGAGCTGGCGGAGGAACAATTGCGACGGCGTGTGGTCCGGGCTCCTTTCGAAGGGACCATCGCCGAGGTTTTCCTGCAGCCGGGCGAAGCCTGCCAGGCGCAGCAGGCTGTGATTCGGCTGGTGGACACGCGCCAATGCTATTTCGTTTGCAATGTGGAGGCGCGTTTCGGCCGTGCCTTGCGAGTGGAGCAGGAGGTCGAGTTGGAGATTGGCGAAGGGGGCGAGCCGCACAAAACGCGTGGGAAAGTTGTGTTCGTTTCTCCGATTGCTGATCCAGCCAGCGGGTTGATGAAAGTGAAAGTGCTCTTTGCCAATCCGTCCGGGACGGTGCGTCCGGGGGTCGCCGGAAAAATGAGGTTTCAGGAATAG
- a CDS encoding MBL fold metallo-hydrolase — translation MLVRDGRRRLKGTCFQKHQASERDPKKSEGSAMHGLIKAGDPKASPERHRRGSGLARLPSVTTCFQVLSIIHARRPFCRRNDTIVVLLRRSAGGLGFDCLREEPLAEVNGREPLNAKLKRRDELGIPRSADQGVLDPCPARSPHGSFPVQRSQPSFAMNYSSRSPAFSVSAQIDAFRRPVGLMLAAFVSAALAVAEVGKVEQVQPGIYFHEGDLGRFGHCNNGWIVFDDYVLVVDGNFPSGAKAVIPKIKETSDKPIRFAFDTHHHGDHAYGNQVWVEAGAIPVAHEGVVEEMKKYETGYYGGAPGRWEEAAKGRADVAASKLKPPTLLFRKEMIFDDGKKRVELLHLGMAHTRGDGFAWLPKEKILFTGDACVNGPYNFTGDGDIGQWIQTLEAAMKLGAKTICPGHGPVGGPEVLEDQHRYFVQLRAEVKQLVDAGKSADEVKSSVDAIKARLKSNPRIERYVGSFFSAQVEKVYVELGGKPFQARGPLFDSRTVASGRSRRP, via the coding sequence ATGCTGGTTCGTGATGGGAGAAGGCGCCTGAAGGGAACGTGTTTCCAAAAACATCAAGCATCCGAACGCGATCCGAAGAAAAGCGAGGGAAGCGCCATGCACGGGCTGATCAAGGCGGGCGATCCAAAGGCTTCGCCAGAGCGGCACCGCCGGGGATCCGGCCTTGCGCGGCTCCCGAGCGTGACAACGTGCTTTCAAGTCCTCAGCATAATCCACGCTCGGCGTCCATTCTGTCGGAGGAACGACACCATCGTTGTGTTGTTGCGTCGAAGCGCGGGCGGACTTGGGTTTGATTGCTTGCGGGAGGAACCTCTTGCTGAAGTCAATGGGAGAGAACCTTTGAATGCGAAGCTGAAGCGGCGAGATGAATTGGGAATTCCCCGGTCCGCGGACCAGGGAGTTTTGGACCCTTGTCCGGCTCGATCCCCTCATGGTAGTTTCCCCGTTCAGCGATCCCAACCTTCATTTGCCATGAACTATTCTTCACGATCTCCAGCCTTCTCTGTGAGTGCCCAAATCGACGCATTCCGCCGTCCGGTCGGTCTGATGCTGGCGGCCTTCGTCAGCGCCGCCCTGGCGGTGGCGGAAGTGGGAAAGGTGGAGCAAGTCCAGCCCGGCATCTATTTTCACGAGGGCGACCTGGGCCGGTTTGGGCACTGCAACAACGGATGGATCGTTTTCGACGATTACGTGCTGGTCGTGGACGGCAATTTTCCTTCCGGCGCCAAAGCCGTCATTCCCAAGATCAAGGAAACCTCCGACAAACCCATTCGATTTGCCTTCGACACCCATCACCACGGGGACCACGCCTACGGCAATCAAGTGTGGGTGGAGGCTGGCGCCATTCCCGTCGCGCATGAGGGCGTGGTGGAGGAGATGAAAAAGTACGAAACCGGTTACTACGGCGGAGCGCCCGGCCGCTGGGAAGAGGCGGCCAAGGGACGCGCCGATGTGGCCGCGTCCAAGCTCAAGCCGCCGACGCTGCTCTTTCGAAAAGAAATGATCTTCGACGATGGCAAGAAGAGGGTCGAATTATTGCACCTCGGCATGGCGCACACGCGCGGCGACGGATTTGCCTGGCTGCCCAAGGAAAAAATTCTCTTCACGGGTGATGCCTGCGTGAATGGCCCGTACAACTTCACTGGCGACGGCGATATCGGACAGTGGATCCAGACCCTGGAAGCGGCCATGAAATTGGGAGCCAAGACGATCTGCCCGGGGCATGGCCCGGTGGGCGGACCTGAAGTCTTGGAGGATCAGCACCGGTATTTCGTCCAACTTCGGGCCGAGGTGAAACAACTGGTGGACGCCGGGAAGTCCGCCGACGAGGTCAAGAGCTCGGTCGATGCGATCAAGGCTCGTCTGAAATCGAATCCCCGCATCGAACGTTACGTGGGAAGCTTCTTTTCGGCCCAGGTGGAGAAAGTCTATGTCGAACTCGGAGGCAAGCCGTTCCAAGCCCGGGGACCGTTGTTCGACTCGCGGACCGTGGCCTCCGGACGCTCTCGCCGGCCTTAA
- the lepB gene encoding signal peptidase I, which yields METMRWIFKWFTSRTFRQAVEFGSQVRKVRQAQRDLLAPDALAELDEARRVFRAQIMTASGREPIMAAVTVLEEVANRRLKPYPSPSLREHIEMLLVVASVVLACRAFFFQPMAIPSGSAQPTLWGITTENLLHRPEIKNPTGLKKWAESWLYGRKYYRVVAEADGQVRDMRDAKTIFPFIKRLTFVVGDKPYHVWFPPEKFYEYAGLYPGQAFKSGQDMVRFRMTSGDHLFVNTLTYNFRQPRRGETVVFESRTKEGLIRHTHYIKRLVAMGGEKVQVGDDRHLVIDGKRLDSSTRYFENLYAFSPSSRPKTDVWSGHVNDTVARQNGKGGIAPLFPDGKAEFVVRPGHYLTMGDNTMNSHDSRAWGDFPREYVIGKSGFVFWPLSDRFGWHVD from the coding sequence ATGGAAACGATGCGATGGATTTTCAAATGGTTCACGAGCCGGACTTTTCGCCAGGCGGTGGAGTTTGGAAGCCAGGTTCGCAAGGTGCGCCAGGCTCAGCGCGACCTCCTGGCTCCGGACGCTCTGGCGGAATTGGACGAGGCCAGGCGTGTGTTTCGCGCCCAGATCATGACGGCCTCCGGGCGTGAGCCGATCATGGCGGCGGTCACGGTGCTGGAGGAAGTCGCCAACCGCCGTTTGAAGCCGTATCCGAGCCCCAGCCTGCGGGAACACATCGAGATGCTGCTGGTGGTGGCTTCCGTCGTGCTGGCCTGCCGGGCGTTTTTCTTTCAGCCCATGGCGATTCCCTCGGGCTCCGCCCAGCCCACGCTCTGGGGCATTACCACGGAAAACCTGCTGCACCGCCCCGAAATCAAGAATCCCACCGGGCTCAAAAAATGGGCCGAGTCGTGGTTGTATGGGCGAAAGTACTACCGTGTGGTCGCGGAGGCCGATGGTCAGGTCCGGGACATGCGCGATGCGAAAACGATTTTTCCCTTCATCAAACGGCTGACCTTTGTGGTGGGGGACAAGCCCTATCATGTTTGGTTTCCTCCGGAGAAATTCTACGAGTACGCCGGACTGTATCCCGGTCAGGCTTTCAAATCCGGTCAGGACATGGTTCGATTCAGGATGACGAGCGGGGATCATTTATTTGTGAACACTCTGACCTACAATTTTCGCCAGCCTCGGCGGGGCGAAACGGTTGTGTTCGAATCCCGGACCAAAGAAGGTCTGATCAGGCATACCCATTACATCAAGCGACTGGTGGCGATGGGGGGCGAAAAGGTGCAAGTGGGAGACGACCGCCACCTGGTCATCGACGGCAAGCGTCTCGACTCCTCGACGCGGTATTTCGAAAACTTGTATGCCTTTTCCCCATCCAGCCGGCCAAAGACGGACGTTTGGTCGGGGCATGTCAACGACACCGTGGCAAGGCAGAACGGAAAAGGGGGCATTGCGCCACTCTTCCCCGATGGGAAGGCGGAGTTCGTGGTGCGTCCGGGGCATTATTTAACCATGGGCGACAACACCATGAACAGTCATGATTCCCGGGCCTGGGGTGACTTTCCGAGGGAATACGTGATTGGCAAGTCGGGCTTCGTGTTCTGGCCCTTAAGTGACCGATTCGGGTGGCACGTGGACTGA
- a CDS encoding LamG domain-containing protein, with translation MFTPHSTLIGCSVSRIALPGLVALFVLGLTGCGTVGGGKSSELRSALTFHASFDHGLNADWARGDGQLYHAVSTKRPRVPVPGLPAQGTVEMVKDQGRFGHALRFTKKIPEAVFFKAKDNVAYSTGPWAGTVSLWLKVDPARELAQGYCDPIQITPKDWNDASFFVEFEKKTNSIPFRLGAYADFKVWNPGNRKWDDIPFEEKPLTTVLQPPFAGDRWTHVVFTWEGFNTGEGDGLARLYLDGKPAAMLSPRVQTYHWDLEAAHMMIGLSYIGMYDELSVFNRALSEQEVSILHRLPSGVGGLIRR, from the coding sequence ATGTTCACTCCCCATTCAACTCTGATCGGGTGTTCGGTTTCCAGAATTGCACTGCCAGGACTCGTTGCGCTGTTTGTGTTGGGCTTGACGGGTTGTGGCACGGTCGGTGGCGGGAAGTCCTCGGAGCTGCGGAGCGCGCTGACTTTTCATGCTTCCTTTGATCATGGATTGAACGCGGATTGGGCACGGGGTGACGGCCAGCTCTATCATGCGGTGTCCACCAAACGTCCGCGCGTGCCTGTGCCCGGATTGCCGGCCCAGGGGACGGTCGAGATGGTGAAAGACCAGGGCCGGTTTGGTCATGCCCTGCGGTTTACGAAAAAGATTCCGGAGGCGGTGTTCTTCAAAGCCAAGGACAACGTGGCGTACTCGACCGGGCCATGGGCGGGGACGGTCTCCTTGTGGCTCAAGGTGGATCCCGCTCGGGAACTGGCTCAGGGATATTGCGATCCGATTCAAATCACGCCGAAGGACTGGAATGATGCCTCGTTTTTCGTCGAGTTCGAAAAGAAGACCAACTCGATCCCGTTCCGGCTCGGCGCCTACGCCGATTTCAAGGTGTGGAATCCAGGCAATCGAAAATGGGATGATATTCCGTTTGAAGAGAAGCCGTTGACCACGGTGTTGCAGCCGCCCTTCGCGGGGGACCGATGGACCCACGTCGTGTTTACGTGGGAAGGATTTAATACGGGCGAAGGCGATGGCTTGGCGCGGCTGTACCTGGACGGGAAGCCGGCCGCGATGCTTTCGCCGCGAGTCCAGACCTATCATTGGGATCTGGAGGCGGCCCACATGATGATCGGGCTTTCCTACATTGGCATGTATGACGAACTCTCCGTGTTCAATCGTGCATTGAGCGAACAGGAGGTTTCCATCCTGCATCGCTTGCCCTCCGGGGTGGGGGGATTGATTCGGCGCTAA
- the lepB gene encoding signal peptidase I, which translates to MRVARGLNGILAAAFAAVVSGLAVRAFFIYPATISSASMAPALEPGDWVWIDQWTFHWRRPGRGDIVAFRGSPGIPGLDAGRIYLKRLAGLPGERVSIEDDGRLAIRSRSDSPGASSNDFRWGLVSGGYAHAEALRAAGSDPAMARRFPNGQSFVVLGDREVLLLGDNTLSSHDGRAWGPTPLERVEGLVRVWRIR; encoded by the coding sequence ATTCGGGTGGCACGTGGACTGAACGGCATCTTGGCGGCGGCGTTTGCGGCGGTGGTTTCCGGCCTCGCGGTAAGGGCCTTCTTCATTTATCCCGCGACCATTTCCTCGGCATCGATGGCGCCCGCGCTGGAGCCAGGAGACTGGGTATGGATCGATCAGTGGACGTTTCATTGGAGGCGCCCGGGGCGAGGCGACATCGTCGCATTTCGAGGATCGCCCGGGATCCCGGGACTCGATGCGGGGCGTATTTACCTCAAACGATTGGCGGGGTTACCGGGTGAGCGAGTGTCCATTGAAGACGATGGCCGGCTGGCGATTCGATCCCGTTCAGACAGTCCGGGGGCAAGCTCGAACGATTTTCGATGGGGTCTGGTTTCCGGGGGATATGCTCATGCGGAAGCGCTGCGGGCCGCAGGGAGCGACCCTGCCATGGCTCGAAGATTTCCCAACGGCCAAAGCTTCGTCGTGTTGGGAGATCGAGAGGTGCTTTTGCTCGGGGACAACACCCTGTCGAGTCACGACGGGCGCGCTTGGGGGCCGACGCCGCTCGAACGGGTGGAAGGTTTGGTGCGAGTTTGGAGGATTCGGTGA
- a CDS encoding phosphoglucomutase/phosphomannomutase family protein, with product MENIRFGTDGWRAVIAEGFTFDNVARVADATARVWLKEPTAGRRKRVVVGFDRRFLSDRFARTTAEVMTARGFEVLMSPAPLPTPALSLAVVEHEAVGGVMLTASHNPPRFNGFKVKAHFGGSADPALCQRIEACLELEVPAGEAREDAIEIHDFTTAHLRRLKQLVDFKLVAGSGLRFAHEALFGVGAGCFDRLLKGTSCRVTTLNATHDPFFGGINPEPVPANYSRSSAFLRKHPHDLCLVTDGDADRVGGMTGRGGALTTHAIIALLLRHLSVHRGLQGRVVKALTTTSMIDKMCADAGLPLVETGVGFKYIAAEMLKGGVLLGAEESGGIGFPGHIPERDGILAGLMLLEMLAVERRPLEKLLAGLERKYGPHRYARLDTHFPVERRAELMEACRNHPPAKLLNSPVEKVQSFDGVKYTARDGSWLMVRGSGTEPVLRIYAEAATEAGAARMVETGKRMARRICFS from the coding sequence ATGGAGAACATTCGATTTGGAACGGACGGATGGCGGGCCGTGATTGCCGAGGGCTTCACGTTCGACAACGTGGCGCGGGTGGCGGACGCCACGGCGAGGGTTTGGTTGAAGGAGCCCACGGCGGGACGGAGAAAGAGGGTGGTGGTCGGATTCGACCGCCGATTCTTAAGTGATCGCTTCGCGAGGACGACGGCGGAAGTCATGACGGCCCGGGGCTTCGAAGTGCTGATGTCCCCGGCGCCGCTTCCGACTCCGGCGTTGTCTCTGGCCGTGGTCGAACACGAGGCGGTTGGAGGAGTGATGCTGACCGCGAGCCACAATCCCCCCCGGTTCAACGGATTCAAAGTGAAGGCCCATTTCGGGGGCTCCGCGGACCCGGCGCTTTGCCAGCGGATCGAGGCGTGCTTGGAGCTGGAAGTCCCCGCAGGGGAAGCCCGGGAGGATGCGATCGAGATCCACGATTTTACGACCGCGCACTTGCGGCGTCTAAAGCAATTGGTGGACTTCAAGCTCGTCGCGGGATCCGGTCTTCGCTTCGCGCACGAGGCGCTGTTTGGCGTGGGGGCGGGATGTTTCGACCGATTGTTGAAGGGCACGAGTTGCCGTGTGACCACGCTGAATGCAACCCATGATCCCTTCTTTGGCGGCATTAATCCGGAGCCGGTTCCGGCGAATTACTCCCGCTCCAGCGCCTTTCTTCGCAAGCATCCGCACGACCTGTGCCTGGTGACGGACGGCGACGCCGATCGGGTGGGCGGGATGACGGGGCGGGGCGGGGCGCTCACCACGCACGCGATTATCGCCCTGCTCTTGCGGCATTTATCGGTCCATCGCGGACTCCAGGGCCGGGTGGTGAAGGCGCTGACGACCACGTCCATGATCGACAAGATGTGCGCCGACGCCGGCTTGCCCCTGGTTGAAACCGGAGTGGGTTTCAAGTACATCGCGGCGGAGATGTTGAAGGGGGGCGTGCTTCTCGGGGCGGAGGAGAGCGGAGGGATTGGTTTTCCGGGACATATCCCGGAGCGGGACGGCATTCTGGCCGGTCTGATGCTGTTGGAAATGCTGGCGGTGGAGAGGCGACCTTTGGAAAAACTGCTCGCGGGCCTGGAAAGGAAATACGGTCCGCATCGCTACGCCCGCTTGGACACGCATTTTCCGGTCGAGCGCCGGGCGGAGTTGATGGAAGCTTGCCGGAACCATCCGCCCGCGAAACTGCTGAATTCGCCGGTGGAAAAGGTGCAGAGTTTTGACGGGGTGAAGTACACCGCGAGGGATGGTTCGTGGCTGATGGTTCGGGGATCGGGGACGGAACCGGTCTTGCGGATTTATGCGGAGGCGGCGACGGAGGCGGGAGCGGCCCGGATGGTGGAGACGGGGAAGCGGATGGCCCGGAGAATCTGCTTTTCATGA
- the lepA gene encoding elongation factor 4 — protein MDTAHIRNFSIIAHIDHGKTTLSDRLLHRTGTVATREMQDQLLDSMDLERERGITIKAHPVTMLYQAKNGETYELNLIDTPGHVDFSYEVSRSLSACEGALLIIDAAQGVEAQTVANVHLAMKQKLEIIPVINKIDLPHANVELTKSQLEDILAIPADTAILASAKEGIGIEDILEAIVARVPPPKSTNERSMQALLFDSYFDTYKGVVTHVRVFNGELRAGLQVKMLHSGKTVEIKEVGSFNPKPYVREKLETGETGYITANIKTPKDVKMGDTLTDSRLPSPALPGFQEINPMVFSGIYPINTADYEHLKSNLAKLQLNDSAFVYQSESSVALGFGFRCGFLGLLHLEIVQERLRREYDMDIIATYPSVVYEVVMSNGEVKHIDNPAYLPEPNYIAEIREPTVQAFVICPNESIGDIMALISEKRGTVVHTETLDSRRVMLTCDLPLNEILIDFHDRIKSITRGFGSMDYELGPLKASDMVKLDMLVNGETVDAFSCIVHRDKAEYRGRMLATKLKEVIPRQQYQVAIQAAIGGKFIARETVSALRKDVTAKCYGGDISRKRKLLEKQKEGKKRMKSIGSVNIPQEAFIQVLKS, from the coding sequence ATGGACACGGCACATATTCGGAATTTCAGCATCATCGCCCATATTGACCATGGGAAGACGACCCTTTCGGACCGCCTCCTTCACCGGACGGGCACCGTGGCCACGCGCGAGATGCAGGACCAGCTACTGGACTCGATGGATTTGGAGCGGGAGCGCGGGATTACGATCAAAGCGCATCCGGTCACGATGCTTTATCAGGCGAAGAACGGCGAAACTTATGAGCTGAACCTGATCGACACTCCGGGTCATGTGGATTTTTCCTACGAGGTGTCGCGAAGCTTGAGCGCGTGCGAGGGCGCGCTGTTGATCATCGACGCGGCGCAGGGTGTGGAGGCGCAGACCGTGGCCAACGTTCATCTGGCCATGAAGCAGAAGCTGGAGATCATCCCGGTCATCAACAAGATTGATTTGCCGCACGCCAATGTGGAACTGACGAAATCGCAACTGGAGGACATTCTGGCGATTCCGGCGGACACCGCGATTCTGGCCAGCGCCAAGGAAGGCATCGGGATCGAGGATATCCTGGAAGCGATTGTGGCGCGGGTGCCGCCGCCCAAGTCCACCAACGAACGTTCGATGCAGGCGCTGTTGTTTGATTCTTACTTTGACACTTACAAGGGCGTGGTCACGCACGTGCGTGTGTTCAATGGCGAGCTTCGGGCCGGATTGCAGGTGAAGATGCTGCATTCCGGGAAGACGGTTGAGATCAAGGAGGTGGGAAGCTTCAATCCGAAGCCCTACGTTCGCGAGAAGCTGGAAACCGGCGAGACCGGTTACATCACGGCGAACATCAAGACGCCCAAGGACGTGAAAATGGGCGACACCCTGACCGATTCGCGACTTCCTTCACCGGCCCTGCCGGGCTTTCAGGAAATCAATCCGATGGTGTTCAGTGGAATTTATCCGATCAACACCGCCGATTACGAGCACTTGAAATCCAATTTGGCCAAGCTCCAGCTCAACGACTCCGCGTTTGTCTACCAATCCGAGAGTTCCGTGGCGCTGGGATTCGGGTTCCGGTGCGGTTTCCTCGGGCTCCTGCACCTTGAAATCGTGCAGGAACGGCTCCGGCGCGAATACGACATGGACATTATCGCGACGTATCCCAGCGTGGTTTACGAGGTTGTGATGTCCAACGGGGAGGTGAAACATATCGATAATCCGGCGTATCTTCCGGAGCCGAATTACATCGCCGAGATCCGGGAACCCACGGTCCAAGCCTTCGTCATTTGTCCCAATGAATCGATCGGCGACATCATGGCTTTGATTTCGGAGAAGCGGGGTACGGTGGTGCATACCGAAACCCTGGACTCGCGCCGGGTGATGCTCACCTGCGACCTGCCGCTCAACGAAATCCTCATTGATTTCCATGACCGCATCAAGAGCATCACGCGCGGGTTTGGCTCGATGGATTACGAACTGGGGCCGTTGAAGGCTTCGGACATGGTCAAACTGGACATGCTGGTCAATGGGGAAACGGTGGATGCGTTTTCGTGCATTGTGCACCGGGACAAGGCCGAATACCGCGGGCGCATGCTGGCGACGAAGTTGAAGGAAGTGATTCCGCGGCAGCAGTACCAAGTTGCCATTCAAGCTGCGATTGGGGGGAAGTTCATCGCGCGCGAAACCGTGAGCGCCCTGCGAAAAGACGTGACGGCGAAATGCTACGGCGGTGACATTTCGCGGAAGCGCAAGCTGCTCGAGAAGCAGAAGGAGGGCAAGAAGAGGATGAAATCCATCGGCAGCGTGAACATTCCGCAGGAAGCCTTCATCCAGGTCCTCAAGTCCTGA